A section of the Saccopteryx leptura isolate mSacLep1 chromosome 6, mSacLep1_pri_phased_curated, whole genome shotgun sequence genome encodes:
- the ISM2 gene encoding isthmin-2 has product MGPHNTKFAWGCDGDSYGDRGREGRIKGSTEGPTLRGGRETSPAQLTREQGGRPRRDSGRGGRRAARPGPRAPPPTRARPGRAAAPRSPPLERARPGANKLAGAVGRRGGAGERLRREKMPRLPGSAGLLFGAVLLTALLAEGRGLPLSKPRGPWRQPRSHARLAEGAFPEPSSPQPAALAPEEAAHPGTQQDGPLLLELQKLPGLANTDLSTPNPNIQVTIEVVEDPQAEVEMDLMAEPSHRWPQVAPSWLSARSLFWPLFWAYPEHEEVGSSLKGRVPGEEEEKEELYPSRYRKSKDQEGKDEEEDDEEEPGFSGAAGGWEQGWLSSRNWTLKELDSFDHAPQEDWSPWSPCSASCGNGSQQRTRPCGYSCNATESSACDLPPCPGTTDVPLGSPSEGSQPLTHNATDTLSPDVDSCEKWLNCKSDFLAKYLSRALRDLPSCPCTYPPEAAHKAVSLHDERQGRSFQWKDASGPRERLDIYQPTARFCLRSMLSTNSSTLAAQHCCYDSSSRLLTRGKGAGAPDLISTDLSPELHYKVDTLPWILCKGDWSRYHTVRPPNNGRACAHNPPEEEYLAQLQEVKEY; this is encoded by the exons ATGGGGCCCCATAATACCA AATTCGCTTGGGGCTGCGACGGCGACAGCTACGGGGACAGAGGGCGGGAGGGCCGGATCAAAGGCAGCACCGAGGGGCCAACCCTCCGGGGAGGGCGGGAGACATCCCCGGCGCAGCTGACCCGAGAGCAGGGCGGGCGCCCCCGCCGGGACTCAGGCAGGGGAGGGCGGCGCGCCGCGCGCCCCGGCCCGCGCGCGCCCCCACCCACCCGCGCGCGGCCAGGCCGAGCCGCCGCCCCGCGCTCCCCGCCCCTAGAGAGGGCGAGGCCCGGAGCCAACAAATTAGCCGGAGCGGTCGGGAGGCGCGGAGGCGCCGGTGAGCGGCTTCGGAGGGAGAAGATGCCTCGGCTCCCCGGCTCCGCGGGGCTCCTCTTCGGCGCAGTGCTGCTGACGGCGCTGCTGGCGGAGGGGCGAGGGCTTCCCCTGAGCAAGCCGCGGGGTCCCTGGCGCCAGCCCCGGAGCCACGCGAGGCTGGCGGAG GGAGCCTTTCCAGAGCCCAGCTCACCTCAGCCAGCAGCTCTGGCCCCGGAAGAGGCAGCGCATCCTGGGACCCAGCAGGACGGTCCCTTGCTGCTGGAGCTGCAGAAGCTGCCGGGATTGGCCAACACAGACTTGAGTACCCCGAACCCCAACATCCAG gTGACCATCGAGGTGGTGGAGGACCCCCAGGCCGAGGTGGAGATGGACCTGATGGCCGAACCAAGCCATCGCTGGCCCCAGGTTGCCCCCAGCTGGCTCTCTGCCAGGAGTCTCTTCTGGCCGCTCTTCTGGGCCTACCCAGAGCACGAGGAGGTGGGGTCCAGTCTCAAGGGCAGAGtgccaggggaggaggaggagaaggaggagctcTACCCTTCAAGGTACAGGAAGAGCAAGGACCAGGAGGGCAAAGACGAGGAGGAGGACGACGAGGAGGAGCCTGGGTTCAGCGGAGCCGCGGGCGGCTGGGAGCAGGGCTGGCTGTCTTCCAGGAACTGGACCCTCAAGGAGCTTGACAGTTTCG ATCACGCGCCTCAAGAGGATTGGAGCCCCTGGTCTCCTTGCAGCGCAAGCTGTGGCAATGGCAGCCAGCAGAGGACGCGTCCCTGCGGCTACTCCTGCAATGCCACCGAGTCCAGTGCCTGCGACCTGCCCCCCTGTCCTG GCACCACGGACGTCCCCTTGGGCTCCCCCAGTGAGGGGTCACAGCCCCTGACCCACAATGCTACGGACACACTCAGCCCAG ATGTGGACAGCTGTGAGAAGTGGCTGAACTGCAAGAGCGACTTCCTAGCCAAGTACCTGAGCCGGGCGCTGCGGGACCTGCCCAGCTGCCCGTGCACTTACCCGCCGGAGGCAGCGCACAAGGCCGTGAGCCTGCACGACGAGCGCCAGGGCCGCAGCTTCCAGTGGAAGGACGCCAGCGGCCCGAGAGAGCGCCTGGACATCTACCAGCCCACGGCGCGCTTCTGCCTGCGCTCCATGCTGTCCACCAACAGCTCCACGCTGGCCGCCCAGCACTGCTGCTACGACTCCAGCAGCCGCCTGCTGACCCGAGGCAAGGGCGCCGGCGCACCTGACCTCATCAGCACTGACCTCTCGCCCGAGCTGCACTACAAGGTGGACACACTGCCCTGGATCCTGTGTAAGGGAGACTGGAGCCGCTACCACACTGTGAGGCCCCCTAACAATGGCCGGGCCTGCGCCCACAACCCTCCTGAGGAGGAGTACCTGGCCCAGCTGCAGGAGGTCAAGGAGTACTAA